In one window of uncultured Acetobacteroides sp. DNA:
- a CDS encoding alpha/beta hydrolase — MQRIALVSILFCLICSAPFAQQTTIPRDTTYTVYQSLLKVRKVYPDAVPALPVLPEGIAAERNIAYAVLDSTAWGPRTLHLDLFHPRKPGLYPAVVMVHGGGWRSGDRSMQHPLAMQLAANGYITATVEYQLSLEAAYPAAVHNIKAAIRWLRANAGRYGIDTSRIAISGCSAGGQLAALVGATNGIAKFEGSMGNNQHSSAVQAVIDIDGVVDFLAPASLNLARKPDAADISWFGGTFVQKPEVWKDASPIFWVGKGTVPYLFINSGLPRFHAGQNEMVGILNQHGIYHQVHTFDVKVHPFWLFHPWFTPTVEYMVDFLGRTLKKKE, encoded by the coding sequence ATGCAAAGGATAGCCCTCGTTTCCATCCTCTTCTGCCTGATCTGCTCGGCCCCATTCGCGCAGCAAACCACAATTCCAAGGGATACCACCTACACCGTCTACCAGTCGCTGCTCAAGGTGCGCAAGGTTTACCCCGATGCGGTACCAGCTCTACCCGTACTGCCCGAAGGCATTGCCGCCGAGCGCAACATCGCCTACGCGGTGCTCGACAGCACCGCCTGGGGACCACGCACCTTGCACCTCGACCTGTTCCATCCCCGCAAACCTGGCCTATATCCAGCCGTGGTGATGGTGCACGGCGGCGGGTGGCGCTCGGGTGACCGATCGATGCAGCACCCCCTAGCCATGCAGCTGGCCGCCAACGGCTACATTACGGCAACGGTGGAGTACCAGCTATCGCTCGAGGCCGCCTACCCCGCAGCGGTGCATAACATTAAGGCGGCCATACGCTGGCTGCGCGCCAACGCGGGCAGGTACGGCATCGACACCAGCCGCATCGCCATCTCGGGATGCTCGGCAGGCGGGCAGCTCGCCGCGCTGGTTGGCGCCACCAACGGCATTGCCAAGTTCGAGGGTAGCATGGGCAACAACCAGCACTCGAGCGCAGTGCAGGCCGTTATCGACATCGACGGGGTGGTCGATTTCCTAGCGCCCGCATCGCTCAACCTCGCCCGTAAGCCCGATGCCGCCGACATCTCGTGGTTTGGCGGCACCTTCGTCCAGAAGCCCGAGGTGTGGAAGGATGCCTCGCCCATCTTCTGGGTAGGAAAGGGCACCGTACCCTACCTCTTCATCAACAGCGGCCTTCCGCGCTTCCACGCGGGGCAGAACGAGATGGTGGGCATCCTCAACCAGCACGGCATCTACCACCAGGTGCATACCTTCGACGTAAAGGTGCACCCCTTCTGGCTCTTCCACCCCTGGTTTACCCCAACGGTTGAGTACATGGTCGATTTTTTAGGCAGGACACTAAAGAAGAAGGAGTAA
- a CDS encoding carboxypeptidase-like regulatory domain-containing protein translates to MIARFLPILLLAIGMSTGLKAQEMVTIHGQVTDFKSNPIDSATVSITDKNFEQLYTTQTGADGRYSLKVPKGRYYSLWAINFNHYGKTKLEYWAWNIPAYSDLEINPQYDRMEVYGVNVFEPKVGPFNTYMIYFRPMSLTKSLRYFNQSNKEQYEKTSNAKHDTTDMAPKTIIPDELTVKINDKEVKILQIQKLTEYGRGSYNYGYIIQVQKEKDTSGKPGTDRITVILHSNETNESGRSDCFYEKPEYTMQQKK, encoded by the coding sequence ATGATCGCACGATTTCTACCAATTCTGCTACTCGCCATTGGTATGAGCACCGGACTTAAGGCTCAAGAGATGGTTACCATCCACGGGCAGGTAACCGACTTCAAGTCGAACCCCATCGACAGCGCTACCGTTAGCATAACGGATAAAAACTTCGAGCAGCTCTACACCACCCAAACGGGCGCAGATGGGCGCTACTCGCTAAAGGTGCCCAAGGGCCGCTACTACAGTCTTTGGGCCATCAATTTCAACCACTACGGTAAGACCAAACTCGAGTACTGGGCCTGGAACATACCTGCCTACTCCGATTTGGAAATCAACCCACAGTACGACAGGATGGAGGTATACGGGGTAAACGTGTTCGAACCCAAGGTAGGTCCATTCAACACCTACATGATCTACTTCCGCCCCATGAGTCTTACCAAGTCGTTAAGGTATTTCAACCAAAGCAACAAAGAGCAATACGAGAAGACCTCCAATGCCAAGCATGACACCACCGACATGGCTCCAAAGACCATCATCCCAGACGAGCTAACCGTTAAGATAAACGACAAGGAGGTGAAGATACTACAGATACAAAAGCTCACAGAGTATGGCCGAGGTAGCTACAATTATGGCTACATCATACAGGTGCAGAAGGAGAAGGATACTTCCGGCAAGCCTGGCACCGACCGCATCACCGTAATCCTCCACTCCAACGAGACCAACGAAAGCGGACGCTCCGACTGCTTCTACGAAAAACCCGAATACACCATGCAACAAAAGAAGTAG
- a CDS encoding DUF5686 family protein, with the protein MRLTLWALLAVLLSYGNALAGNLKVVGFVRNGQTGEPIPFANVAVKGTTLGTRTDMQGRFVLANRQNRDTITVTAVGFKPYELLLAAAGQAPLEVTLAEERYTLGEVVIRPSENPAHPIVRNAIRLRQRNNPERIERYGCTTYTKLAVFFDTPPKADSARAKVPAKPQLPIFFSEKVANNTVDRAAGLQRAEVVAKQQSGLGILDDLQVDGYATAMSTEVSFYQNKIDLFGKLFPNPIGDNAFAYYKYRLTDSTEVGDRMVYTIEFTPKHKKDLAFRGTMQVEGLGWSLSRIETELPREANINFLNAFEVKYDYQRVADSLTFFRQNSLRAKLYYRKAEAGSRATTLSVSKTTVYSNIRLGAAADTAPRRPAASLAQLRPATLSREEQRMSSAIDSLNQLWWMRAADKISTAALTGYIPVGKFDLGPYPEYVRHNKVEGLRLTFAARTGEAFHPRYSVAGKVGYGFKDEGWKYGGGFTYKPPLEHRTLLGVEADRDMTTIGSNGNLRFIRENTNAPEDDNLITALTARRPNDRLSMRHSYAAFAEHELRRGIVARLRVEHQRVESGRYIPFFQQGAPVSEIVGTAVSVEGRFSFDEKTVDKFIRRYYLGSRYPIVNTALTAGQYSVLGSRRGYLKAHLTLKHHLAVGLGKLEYVLEGGALLGSVPFPLLEVLRGNETYGLTRYRFNTINNLQLASDRFASLFAEYHLNGRFVNRIPLIRALNLREVLSAKVMIGGLSDKHRRVMDFPAVLSGVSEPLVEVGGGFENILRFFRIEGVYRLSPHRLQQAPRFCVKARFQVEF; encoded by the coding sequence ATGAGGTTAACATTATGGGCTCTGCTGGCTGTGCTGCTGAGCTATGGGAATGCTTTGGCTGGAAATCTTAAGGTCGTGGGGTTTGTGAGGAATGGGCAAACGGGTGAGCCTATCCCCTTCGCCAACGTCGCCGTGAAGGGTACGACCCTGGGGACGCGCACCGACATGCAGGGGCGGTTCGTGCTGGCCAACCGGCAGAATCGGGATACGATCACCGTCACCGCGGTAGGGTTTAAGCCCTACGAGCTGCTGCTGGCCGCCGCCGGCCAGGCGCCGCTGGAGGTAACACTAGCCGAGGAGCGCTACACGCTGGGCGAGGTGGTGATCCGCCCCTCCGAGAACCCGGCCCACCCCATCGTCCGCAACGCCATCCGCCTGCGCCAGCGCAACAACCCCGAGCGCATCGAGCGCTACGGCTGCACCACCTACACCAAGCTGGCCGTATTCTTCGACACCCCGCCCAAGGCCGACAGCGCAAGGGCCAAGGTCCCCGCCAAGCCGCAGCTACCCATCTTCTTCTCCGAAAAGGTGGCCAACAACACCGTCGACCGCGCCGCCGGCCTCCAGCGGGCCGAGGTGGTGGCCAAGCAGCAGAGCGGCCTGGGCATCCTCGACGACCTACAGGTGGACGGCTACGCCACCGCCATGAGCACCGAGGTGAGCTTCTACCAGAACAAGATCGACCTCTTCGGCAAGCTCTTCCCCAACCCCATTGGCGACAACGCCTTCGCCTACTACAAGTACCGCCTAACCGATAGCACCGAGGTGGGCGACCGCATGGTGTACACCATCGAGTTTACCCCCAAGCACAAGAAGGATCTGGCCTTCCGCGGCACCATGCAGGTGGAGGGCCTAGGGTGGAGCCTGTCCCGCATCGAGACCGAGCTGCCCCGCGAGGCCAACATCAACTTCCTAAACGCCTTCGAGGTGAAGTACGACTACCAGCGGGTGGCCGACTCGCTCACCTTCTTCCGGCAGAACAGCCTCCGCGCCAAGCTCTACTACCGGAAGGCCGAGGCGGGCAGCCGCGCCACCACCCTGTCGGTGAGCAAGACCACCGTCTACAGCAACATCCGCCTCGGCGCAGCGGCCGACACCGCCCCCCGACGTCCTGCGGCCAGCTTGGCCCAGCTGCGGCCGGCCACCCTCTCGCGCGAGGAGCAGCGGATGAGCAGCGCCATCGATTCGCTCAACCAGCTGTGGTGGATGCGCGCTGCCGACAAGATCTCCACTGCCGCCCTCACCGGCTACATCCCCGTGGGGAAGTTCGACCTGGGCCCCTACCCCGAGTACGTGCGCCACAACAAGGTGGAGGGGCTGCGGCTAACGTTCGCCGCCCGAACCGGCGAGGCGTTCCACCCCCGCTACTCGGTGGCGGGTAAGGTGGGCTACGGCTTTAAGGATGAAGGATGGAAGTACGGCGGAGGCTTCACCTACAAGCCACCGCTGGAGCACCGCACGCTGCTGGGCGTGGAGGCCGATAGGGATATGACCACCATCGGGAGCAACGGCAACCTGCGCTTCATCCGCGAGAACACCAACGCCCCCGAAGACGACAACCTGATTACCGCCCTCACCGCCCGGCGCCCCAACGACCGCCTCTCGATGCGCCACAGCTACGCCGCCTTCGCCGAGCACGAGCTGCGCCGGGGCATCGTGGCGCGGCTACGGGTGGAGCACCAGCGGGTGGAGTCGGGCCGCTACATCCCCTTCTTCCAGCAGGGGGCGCCCGTCTCCGAGATCGTTGGTACAGCCGTGAGCGTGGAGGGGCGCTTCTCGTTCGACGAGAAGACCGTCGACAAGTTCATCCGCCGCTACTACCTCGGCTCGCGCTACCCCATCGTCAACACCGCCCTCACCGCTGGCCAGTACAGCGTGCTGGGCAGCCGCAGGGGCTACCTCAAGGCGCACCTCACCCTGAAGCATCACCTGGCCGTTGGCCTGGGCAAACTGGAGTACGTGCTCGAAGGGGGCGCCCTGCTGGGCAGCGTCCCCTTCCCGCTGCTGGAGGTGCTCCGCGGCAACGAAACCTACGGCCTCACCCGCTACCGCTTCAACACCATCAACAACCTGCAGCTGGCCAGCGACCGCTTTGCCAGCCTCTTCGCCGAGTACCACCTCAACGGCCGTTTCGTCAACCGCATCCCGCTGATTCGGGCGCTCAACCTCCGCGAGGTTCTCTCGGCCAAGGTGATGATAGGCGGCCTCTCGGACAAACATCGGCGGGTGATGGACTTCCCCGCCGTGCTCAGCGGAGTGAGCGAGCCCCTGGTAGAGGTAGGCGGCGGCTTCGAGAATATCCTCCGCTTCTTCCGCATCGAGGGAGTGTACCGCCTGAGCCCCCATCGGCTACAGCAGGCTCCCCGCTTCTGCGTAAAGGCTAGATTCCAGGTAGAATTTTAG
- a CDS encoding prolyl oligopeptidase family serine peptidase yields MKHTFWSFLLLFGATLVATAQPKPVNTLFLAGPYPLNEPAFGNIANVKGDQFSSSDLFKVGLPCANLSLVNGSVCNDAGKPDNAWKPTESNKGEFIFIGNGKTAVGYALFFADAGSFTKGTLSVKSPLQFEVYVDGSRITEKTSTEKAGEEAKSSKLQLKLPPRQHQFLVKLLFPKDYTDTAKLTIKLDIPEKQREQLTINSAKRPITINDILEGVKVASTSISPSGKYASVTFSKVDTQTGKTSRFTRYYNLRNQQEVFTPQGSAACEWMPSGSRLWWVDATNDNALTTYNVETGELAVVAKNIPEKAAIRWAPNEQYVVCQVEDDVKIEEKGPMHQIVTPEDRQPGWRDRSFLYKIDLKSGIKQRMTFGYKSTYLSDISADSKSIIVTVAKEVYTERPFSVSSIYRIDAESFRADTILKDQKFLGAVKLSPDTKQLIVLGGPEAFNKIGQNVKKSPIANSYDNQAFLYTIESGKVEPISKSFDPSVDAAEWSADGKSIIMQVSEKDRNNLYRYDIASSKYIKIPTSCDVVSSFDFAREADGIVYAGQSGSYPSVAYYYSPSTSSTATLADPAKEKMGKIQLGEMHDWNFKAKDGTTIEGRFYLPPGFDPAKKYPLIVNYYGGTTPTERNFESRYPLHLYASMGYVVYVVQPSGAIGYGQEFSARHVNTWGKKTADDIIEGTTKFMAEHPYVDATKVGCIGASYGGFMTQYLQTRTNLFAAAISHAGISDITSYWGEGYWGYTYSAGATANSYPWNNPSLYIGQSPLFSANKVNTPILFLHGQEDTNVPIGESIQMYTALKVLGKTAEFVTVEGQNHTIVGYKARIAWNNTIFAWFAKYLQGNDGWWNELYPEKNL; encoded by the coding sequence ATGAAGCATACATTTTGGTCTTTTTTGCTCCTATTTGGAGCAACATTGGTGGCAACAGCCCAGCCGAAACCCGTAAATACGCTCTTTTTGGCAGGACCTTACCCCCTTAACGAACCCGCTTTTGGAAATATTGCCAACGTAAAGGGAGATCAGTTCTCGTCGAGCGACCTTTTTAAGGTGGGGCTGCCCTGTGCCAACCTTTCGCTGGTAAATGGAAGCGTTTGCAACGATGCTGGGAAGCCCGATAACGCATGGAAACCTACGGAAAGCAACAAGGGCGAGTTTATCTTTATCGGCAACGGCAAGACTGCTGTTGGCTACGCGCTCTTCTTTGCCGATGCCGGCAGCTTTACCAAGGGAACGCTATCGGTGAAGTCGCCGCTGCAGTTCGAGGTTTACGTAGATGGATCGAGGATCACCGAGAAGACCTCAACAGAGAAGGCGGGCGAAGAGGCCAAGAGCTCCAAGCTGCAGCTGAAGCTACCTCCTAGACAGCACCAGTTTTTGGTGAAGCTGCTTTTCCCAAAGGATTACACGGATACCGCCAAGCTAACCATCAAACTCGACATCCCCGAAAAGCAGCGCGAGCAGCTAACCATCAACAGCGCCAAGCGCCCGATTACCATCAACGACATCCTAGAAGGGGTTAAGGTTGCATCCACCTCCATATCGCCATCGGGGAAGTACGCCAGCGTCACCTTCTCGAAGGTGGATACGCAAACCGGAAAGACTAGCCGCTTTACCCGATACTACAACCTGAGGAATCAGCAGGAGGTGTTTACCCCACAAGGCAGCGCAGCGTGCGAGTGGATGCCATCGGGCAGCCGCCTTTGGTGGGTTGACGCCACAAACGACAACGCCCTTACCACCTACAACGTCGAGACTGGCGAGCTAGCGGTGGTTGCCAAAAACATCCCCGAGAAGGCGGCCATTAGATGGGCGCCCAACGAGCAGTACGTAGTTTGCCAAGTGGAGGATGACGTGAAGATCGAGGAGAAGGGCCCCATGCACCAGATCGTAACCCCCGAAGATCGCCAGCCGGGCTGGAGGGATCGCTCGTTCCTCTACAAGATCGATCTGAAGTCGGGCATCAAGCAGCGCATGACCTTTGGCTATAAATCGACCTACTTGAGCGATATCTCGGCCGACTCCAAGTCCATCATCGTAACTGTAGCTAAGGAGGTGTACACCGAGCGTCCTTTCTCGGTGAGCAGCATCTACCGAATCGATGCCGAGAGCTTTAGGGCAGATACCATCCTTAAGGATCAGAAGTTTCTAGGAGCCGTAAAGCTGTCGCCTGATACCAAGCAGCTGATCGTGCTGGGTGGCCCCGAGGCCTTCAACAAGATCGGACAGAACGTGAAGAAGTCGCCCATTGCCAATAGCTACGACAACCAGGCCTTCCTCTACACCATCGAGAGCGGAAAGGTGGAGCCCATCAGCAAGAGCTTCGACCCGTCGGTTGATGCCGCTGAGTGGAGCGCCGACGGCAAGTCGATCATCATGCAGGTAAGCGAGAAGGACCGCAACAACCTTTACCGCTACGATATTGCATCATCGAAATACATTAAAATACCAACGAGCTGCGACGTGGTATCGTCGTTCGACTTTGCCAGGGAGGCTGACGGTATTGTGTACGCCGGACAGAGCGGCTCCTACCCCAGCGTGGCGTACTACTACAGCCCTTCGACCAGCAGCACCGCCACGCTTGCCGATCCGGCCAAGGAGAAGATGGGCAAGATCCAGCTGGGCGAAATGCACGACTGGAACTTTAAGGCCAAGGATGGCACCACCATCGAGGGGCGCTTCTATCTTCCACCCGGATTCGACCCCGCCAAGAAGTATCCGCTTATCGTAAACTACTACGGCGGAACTACCCCCACCGAGCGCAACTTCGAGAGCCGCTACCCGCTGCACCTCTACGCCTCGATGGGCTACGTGGTGTACGTGGTTCAGCCTAGCGGCGCCATCGGGTACGGGCAGGAGTTCTCGGCCCGCCACGTGAACACCTGGGGCAAGAAGACCGCCGACGACATCATTGAGGGAACCACGAAGTTTATGGCCGAGCACCCCTACGTGGATGCCACCAAGGTGGGCTGCATCGGGGCATCGTACGGCGGATTTATGACGCAGTACCTGCAGACCCGCACCAACCTCTTTGCCGCCGCCATCTCGCACGCCGGCATCAGCGACATTACCAGCTACTGGGGCGAGGGCTACTGGGGCTACACCTACAGCGCCGGCGCTACCGCCAACAGCTACCCCTGGAACAACCCATCGCTCTACATCGGCCAGAGCCCGTTGTTCAGCGCCAACAAGGTGAACACCCCCATCCTATTCCTGCACGGGCAGGAGGATACCAACGTGCCCATCGGCGAGAGCATCCAGATGTACACCGCCCTCAAAGTGCTCGGCAAGACGGCCGAGTTCGTAACCGTGGAGGGGCAGAACCACACCATCGTGGGCTACAAGGCGCGCATCGCCTGGAACAACACCATCTTCGCCTGGTTTGCCAAGTACCTGCAGGGCAACGACGGCTGGTGGAACGAGCTGTACCCCGAGAAGAACTTGTAG
- a CDS encoding PAS domain-containing protein, which produces MQPLQKMFRALSLKAKIRFYVLSITGLILLAVSVYLTFSIKAISKKSAIAVTDEMVLNHAKDITKNLSKDISFVSSIASASKFYFNGGIASKDSLMKQLLLNLAKDNPQYKAVWLTLEYASFNPAVSKTGRKLFAAEFADGRLDFTLEDRNMKGEDSNGLYDQVKAKPALTVLDPYFDTNSKGNNSLVTSVIAPINNGSSFAGIAGVDFSLSSYTKLTEDIKPYPGTLAFIFTSNGYIVSHSDASLIGKQYSEIGKESQKQQDVMASIKEGKSIKYDEDIDGVSYYTSIVPIGIGSDGKNWALGISIPKNEIYHEANRITLIAALLCLIGLISIVISTSIFSRRLTVPIGKLTHAIKKLAKGEISEANKLDLNTKDEIGDMAESLNSLIDGLKDTAAFADNIGRGMLNADYSPLSEKDLLGKSLLDMRSSLMRSKEEEEKRKIEDEKHAWATDGIAKFAELLRENNHDIKELSFSIVKNLVKYLDVVQGGLFILNDANPEDVHLEMTACFAYDRRKLHESRINIGEGLVGRCFYEKEFIYLREIPQDYINITSGLGDARPGSLLLVPLKLNDTVNGVVELASLKPIEDYKISFVEKVAESIASTLSSVRINIQTSELLVRTQQQAEEMAAQEEEMRQNLEELTSTQEEMARVHDEQVKAKDLLAHEQLLFNNLLESVPDLVYYKDLDFRITHCSKSLLDKNGCTVSEVVGKTDVERFGEMGYRTLSDEQDIIKSGIPLMNVEEVFTYPDGKVEWLNTSKIPLRNNDGKIIGIFGITRDITDVKKLTEELCQEKAKNEANARRIEELKTHTKVVGKPVQ; this is translated from the coding sequence ATGCAGCCACTCCAGAAAATGTTTCGGGCACTTAGCCTGAAGGCGAAGATTCGATTCTATGTCTTGTCCATTACCGGTCTTATTCTTCTTGCCGTTTCTGTTTACCTAACCTTTTCGATTAAGGCGATATCGAAAAAATCGGCAATTGCCGTCACCGACGAAATGGTGCTGAACCACGCCAAAGATATTACGAAGAACCTGAGCAAAGATATATCCTTTGTGAGCTCTATTGCTTCGGCTTCAAAATTTTATTTTAATGGAGGAATCGCCAGCAAAGATTCGCTGATGAAGCAGCTACTGCTTAATCTAGCCAAGGACAACCCGCAGTATAAGGCGGTTTGGCTTACCCTCGAGTACGCCTCCTTCAATCCAGCTGTCAGCAAAACGGGGCGCAAGCTTTTTGCTGCCGAATTCGCCGATGGGCGGTTGGACTTTACGCTCGAGGATAGGAATATGAAGGGCGAGGATAGCAACGGGCTCTACGATCAGGTAAAAGCTAAGCCTGCGCTTACCGTTCTCGATCCCTACTTTGACACCAACTCGAAGGGGAACAATTCGCTTGTCACTAGCGTCATTGCTCCCATAAACAATGGCAGCTCCTTTGCCGGAATTGCAGGAGTAGACTTCAGCCTTTCGTCTTACACGAAGCTAACCGAAGATATTAAGCCTTACCCTGGCACTTTGGCGTTCATCTTTACCTCGAATGGCTACATTGTTTCGCATTCCGATGCCTCCCTAATCGGTAAGCAGTACTCCGAGATTGGTAAAGAGTCCCAAAAGCAGCAGGATGTGATGGCGAGCATAAAGGAGGGAAAAAGCATAAAGTACGACGAAGACATTGATGGCGTATCGTACTACACGAGCATCGTTCCGATAGGTATAGGGAGCGATGGCAAGAACTGGGCTTTGGGTATTTCGATTCCTAAGAACGAAATTTACCACGAGGCCAACAGAATAACGCTAATTGCTGCCCTGCTCTGCCTGATTGGCCTAATTTCCATTGTAATTTCCACCAGTATCTTCTCGAGACGGCTAACGGTGCCCATCGGAAAGCTAACCCATGCAATTAAAAAGTTGGCAAAGGGCGAGATTTCGGAGGCAAATAAGCTGGATTTAAACACAAAGGATGAAATTGGCGATATGGCCGAGTCGTTAAACAGCCTGATCGATGGGCTTAAGGATACCGCAGCCTTTGCCGATAACATTGGGCGTGGGATGTTGAATGCCGATTACTCTCCTTTAAGTGAAAAGGATCTCCTAGGGAAGTCGCTACTCGACATGCGCAGCAGCCTAATGCGCAGTAAAGAGGAGGAGGAGAAACGAAAAATAGAGGATGAAAAGCATGCTTGGGCAACCGATGGTATAGCAAAGTTCGCAGAGCTGCTCCGCGAGAACAACCACGACATCAAGGAACTCTCGTTTAGCATCGTAAAGAACCTAGTTAAGTACTTGGATGTTGTTCAAGGAGGTCTGTTCATCCTTAATGATGCTAATCCCGAAGATGTTCATCTCGAAATGACCGCATGCTTTGCCTACGACCGAAGAAAGCTGCATGAATCGAGAATAAATATTGGGGAAGGATTGGTTGGTCGCTGCTTCTACGAGAAGGAGTTCATTTACCTGAGGGAGATTCCTCAGGATTACATCAACATCACCTCCGGTTTGGGCGATGCACGCCCAGGCAGCCTTCTGTTGGTCCCCTTAAAGCTGAATGATACTGTCAATGGTGTCGTAGAGCTGGCCTCGCTTAAACCAATCGAGGATTATAAGATAAGTTTTGTAGAGAAAGTTGCCGAAAGCATCGCTTCTACGCTATCGAGCGTGCGGATTAACATCCAAACTTCGGAGCTACTAGTGCGAACCCAGCAGCAGGCAGAAGAAATGGCCGCTCAGGAAGAGGAAATGCGCCAAAACCTCGAGGAACTTACCTCTACCCAGGAGGAAATGGCCCGCGTGCACGACGAACAGGTGAAGGCAAAGGATTTGCTGGCGCACGAGCAGCTGCTATTCAACAACCTGCTGGAGTCGGTGCCCGATTTGGTTTACTACAAAGACCTGGACTTCAGAATTACGCACTGTAGCAAGTCGCTTCTCGATAAAAATGGGTGCACTGTTAGCGAGGTGGTTGGCAAAACCGATGTTGAGCGGTTCGGAGAAATGGGCTACCGCACGCTGAGCGACGAGCAGGATATCATAAAGTCTGGCATCCCGCTGATGAATGTTGAAGAGGTATTCACCTATCCCGATGGAAAGGTAGAATGGCTTAACACCAGCAAGATTCCTTTACGCAATAACGACGGAAAGATCATCGGGATTTTCGGAATCACGCGCGATATCACCGATGTAAAGAAGCTTACCGAAGAGCTCTGCCAGGAAAAGGCAAAGAACGAAGCAAATGCGCGGCGTATCGAAGAGCTTAAGACCCATACTAAAGTAGTAGGCAAGCCGGTGCAGTAG